A DNA window from Daucus carota subsp. sativus chromosome 3, DH1 v3.0, whole genome shotgun sequence contains the following coding sequences:
- the LOC108214321 gene encoding auxin response factor 19 yields MLSSMKAPSSNGYVSNPTEGERKAINSELWHACAGPLVSLPPVGSLVVYFPQGHSEQVAASMQKETDGIPSYPNLPSKLVCMLHNVTLQADAETDEVYAQMTLQPVNKYDQDALLISDMGLKQSRQPAEFFCKTLTASDTSTHGGFSVPRRAAEKIFPPLDFTMQPPAQEIVARDLHDQTWTFRHIFRGQPKRHLLTTGWSVFVSSKRLFAGDSVLFIRDEKSQLLLGIRRANRQQPALSSSVISSDSMHIGILAAAAHAAANNSPFTIFYNPRASPAEFVIPLAKYNKAMYAQVSLGMRFRMMFETEESGVRRYMGTITGISDLDAARWKSSQWRNLQVGWDESTAGERPSRVSIWDIEPVVTPFYICPPPFFRPKFPRQAGLPDDESDMENAFKRGMPWLDDYGMKDASNSILPGLSLVQWMSMQQNQRFPGTQPASFSPVVSSTALQSGLGTDDPSKLLNFQAPALSIPNLQFNKANQQNQPGGQMQQSSLAWHQQQQMQQLLQTSANQQQQQQQQQQQQQSHQHSQQQQQQQQQQQSNQPQQQHQQKQSIQQSQPLQLPQQQQQPLVQVQQPIQQVQQPRPQQLHQQQQILQSSLVNSGGVSSNQIPIQSSMLPINYSQLQQQQLLAGNTQLQQTNPINSRNSIQMTSLPQDLQFQQSMEQMSRPQQQQHPQLQQAQMQLLQQSLSQRPQMQHTLQQSLSEQQLQLLQKLQQQQQQQLPTPVSPRLEPQLPLQQQAFQQNRQSQQMPMSQQQLSGNSFSTSMLLPSAQFPMNQLLSQHKPLGINRAHSGITEGDAPSCSTSPSTNNCQVAPSSFLNKNQQGSGGFLDETVVGPATNSIQELQSRPDIRMKHEIMNPKGPDQPKYKGIASDQLEASSSATSYCLDVGGLQNFSLPGFTLDSDVQSHVKSNLPFAVNMDGLTPDALLSRGFDSQNVLSNYGGTPRDIETELSTAIDSQSFGVPNMSFKPGCSNDVDIAMNETGVVSSGLWGNQTQRMRTYTKVQKRGSVGRTIDVTRYKGYDDLRHDLARMFGIEGQLQDPQRNEWKLVYVDNENDILLVGDDPWEEFLGCVQSIKILSSAEVQQMSLDGDLGNVAVLNQTCSGSDSGNAWKGQYDDNSAASFNR; encoded by the exons ATGTTGTCAAGTATGAAGGCTCCCTCATCAAATGGTTATGTTTCCAATCCAACAGAAG GAGAAAGGAAAGCAATTAATTCTGAGTTATGGCATGCCTGTGCTGGGCCGCTGGTCTCTTTACCTCCAGTGGGAAGCCTTGTAGTGTACTTTCCTCAAGGTCACAGTGAGCAA GTTGCCGCATCGATGCAAAAAGAGACTGATGGAATCCCAAGTTATCCTAACCTTCCTTCCAAATTAGTGTGCATGCTTCATAACGTCACACTACAG GCTGATGCAGAAACTGACGAGGTTTATGCACAGATGACTCTTCAACCTGTTAACAAA TATGACCAGGATGCTTTACTTATTTCTGACATGGGACTCAAACAAAGCAGACAACCGGCTGAATTCTTCTGCAAAACTCTTACAGCTAGTGACACAAGCACTCATGGTGGATTTTCTGTACCTCGTCGAGCAGCTGAGAAAATTTTTCCACCGCTT GATTTCACAATGCAACCACCTGCTCAGGAGATAGTAGCTAGAGATTTACATGACCAGACATGGACATTCAGACATATCTTCCGAG gCCAACCAAAAAGGCACCTGTTGACTACAGGTTGGAGTGTCTTTGTCAGCTCTAAAAGACTCTTTGCTGGAGATTCTGTTCTATTTATACG AGATGAAAAATCACAGCTTCTTTTGGGTATAAGGCGTGCTAATCGACAGCAGCCTGCTCTATCCTCATCTGTTATATCCAGTGACAGCATGCACATCGGGATTCTGGCCGCAGCTGCTCATGCTGCTGCCAATAACAGCCCATTTACCATATTTTATAACCCAAG GGCTAGCCCAGCTGAGTTTGTAATTCCTTTAGCCAAGTATAACAAAGCAATGTATGCTCAAGTTTCACTTGGAATGAGGTTTAGAATGATGTTTGAGACAGAAGAGTCAGGAGTGCGTAGATACATGGGTACCATCACAGGCATAAGTGATCTGGATGCTGCTCGTTGGAAAAGCTCTCAATGGCGCAATCTTCAG GTCGGATGGGATGAATCAACTGCTGGGGAACGTCCAAGTCGAGTTTCGATATGGGATATAGAGCCTGTTGTAACTCCTTTTTACATATGTCCACCTCCATTCTTCAGACCTAAATTCCCTAGACAGGCAGGGTTACCAG ATGACGAATCTGACATGGAGAATGCTTTTAAAAGAGGCATGCCCTGGCTTGATGACTATGGCATGAAGGATGCTTCCAACTCTATACTCCCCGGTCTGAGTTTAGTCCAATGGATGAGCATGCAACAGAATCAGCGGTTTCCAGGCACTCAACCAGCATCATTTTCTCCTGTTGTTTCTTCAACAGCCCTGCAAAGTGGTCTCGGCACTGATGATCCTTCGAAGCTATTGAACTTTCAAGCTCCTGCTTTATCTATACCGAATCTTCAATTCAACAAAGCTAATCAACAAAACCAGCCAGGTGGTCAAATGCAGCAGTCATCTTTGGCATGGCACCAACAGCAACAGATGCAGCAATTGTTGCAGACTTCTGCCAAtcagcaacagcagcagcagcagcagcaacagcaacaacaatctCATCAACATTCCcagcagcaacagcagcagcagcaacaacaacaatccAATCAGCCACAGCAACAACACCAACAAAAACAATCTATTCAACAAAGTCAACCACTACAGCTCCCTCAACAGCAGCAACAGCCGCTGGTACAAGTGCAGCAGCCAATCCAACAAGTGCAGCAGCCCCGTCCGCAGCAGCTGCATCAGCAACAACAAATACTACAGTCTTCCCTTGTAAATAGTGGTGGAGTTTCCTCTAACCAGATCCCAATTCAAAGTTCAATGCTGCCAATTAATTACTCTCAGCTTCAGCAGCAACAACTACTTGCAGGAAATACACAATTGCAGCAAACCAACCCCATAAATAGTAGGAATTCAATACAGATGACATCCTTACCGCAAGACTTGCAGTTTCAGCAATCTATGGAACAAATGAGTAGACCTCAGCAGCAGCAGCATCCTCAATTACAACAGGCTCAAATGCAGCTACTGCAGCAGAGTTTGTCACAGAGACCACAAATGCAACATACATTACAGCAGAGCCTTTCAGAGCAGCAGCTACAGTTGCTGCAGAAattgcagcagcagcagcagcagcaacttCCGACTCCAGTAAGCCCTCGTCTAGAGCCTCAGCTGCCCTTACAGCAACAAGCTTTTCAACAAAATCGTCAATCACAGCAGATGCCCATGTCTCAGCAGCAATTAAGTGGCAACAGCTTCTCCACATCAATGCTTCTTCCATCAGCACAGTTTCCAATGAACCAACTTCTAAGTCAACATAAACCACTAGGAATAAATAGAGCTCATTCTGGTATCACTGAAGGGGATGCACCTTCATGTTCAACCTCTCCATCGACCAATAACTGCCAGGTGGCCCCATCAAGCTTCTTGAACAAGAATCAGCAGGGGTCAGGAGGATTTTTAGATGAAACGGTGGTCGGTCCTGCtactaattcaattcaagagcTTCAAAGCAGGCCTGATATAAGAATGAAACATGAAATAATGAATCCCAAAGGACCAGACCAACCCAAGTACAAAGGTATTGCTAGTGATCAACTGGAGGCCTCCTCATCTGCTACATCATACTGCTTGGATGTTGGTGGACTCCAAAACTTCTCACTCCCTGGCTTCACTTTGGATAGTGACGTTCAGTCACATGTGAAGAGTAATCTTCCTTTCGCAGTAAATATGGACGGGTTGACACCTGATGCTTTGTTATCAAGAGGTTTTGATTCTCAGAATGTGCTCTCGAATTATGGCGGCACTCCTAGAGATATTGAAACAGAGCTATCCACTGCAATTGACTCTCAATCGTTTGGAGTGCCTAACATGTCATTCAAACCCGGCTGTTCAAATGATGTTGATATAGCTATGAACGAAACAGGGGTAGTGAGTAGTGGGTTGTGGGGAAACCAGACTCAACGAATGAGAACATATACAAAG GTTCAGAAACGTGGCTCGGTGGGCAGAACTATAGATGTTACTCGTTATAAGGGTTATGATGACCTCAGGCATGATCTGGCTCGTATGTTTGGTATTGAAGGGCAACTGCAAGATCCCCAAAGAAATGAGTGGAAACTTGTTTATGTAGATAACGAAAATGACATACTACTTGTTGGTGATGATCCGTGGGA GGAATTTTTGGGTTGTGTTCAGAGTATCAAGATACTATCATCCGCTGAGGTGCAACAGATGAGTTTGGATGGTGACTTGGGTAACGTAGCAGTCCTGAACCAAACTTGCAGTGGGAGTGACAGTGGCAATGCTTGGAAAGGACAGTATGACGATAATTCAGCTGCCTCATTCAATCGATAA